The Candidatus Hydrogenedentota bacterium region CGCTAACCAGCGCCCCCACAAAACGTTACGACCTATTTCATGACTGCAGACCGGGCGAGGCGCAACCCCTCGCCAAAACCGGATCATTTGGCAGAAACACCCCAACCCTGTCAAGACATTTCTTTGACGACGCCAAAGATCGATTTCTTTATGTCTTTTCTGTAGTTGGATAGAGAATGCAGCCGTTAGAACCGCAAACCTCTCAATTTTGCACCAATTTGGAACTAAGCCGTGGAGATGTCATCATGGCTATGTTGGGAACCCTGACGGGCAGGAAGCGCACGGTCTAGTTGTAGCCAATGGCCTTTAAATCCTGCATCAGCTCGTTATCCACCGGAGCTGAATTCGTACGCTGTCTGAGCGGGTGCTGGCTGTTCAAGGCGTTACGTTCGTCGAGTGCAGCCCCCAGCTTCTTTGCGATGTCAGGCTCCGCACCAATTCGGTTCTGCTTCTCCTCAGGGTCGAGCTCCGTATCGAAGAGTTCCGTAATGCCATGCTTTAGGTCATGGACCAGCTTCCACTTGCCTTGCTGCACCATCTCGCAGTCAACCCCGAACCGCGAGTCGGGACCCTGGCTTCGCCCGAAGGCGAATTCCTCGCTCAATTTACGATTTGGATCGAAGAGGTCCCTGCCTTGCCAATTGGGACTTGGACTGTAACCAAGGAGCTTGAATATCGTGGGGACAACGTCCAACGTGGATACGGTCTCTGCGTTTACCGCTGGCGAGAGGCCCGGTGCATTAAACATCAGGGGTACGTCAACTTGCTCGGCATACATGGTGGTGCCGTGCCCCATCGATCCATGTTCCCAGAACTCTTCGCCATGATCCGACATGATGACGATTATCGTATTGGGGTGACTTTTCTTAATCGAAGCGAGCAGACGCGCAAGCTCGTCGTCCGTGAATCGGCAGTCCTCATCGTAGCGCCTCTTGAGCTCTTCCCTTCCTTGCGGCGATATCGCGGAGAATTTTCGAACATCCTGAATACGCAGTACGTCGTAGACTTTGTCCTTGAGGTACTCAAGTGAGTCGTCTGCAGCCTTCTTGTCGCCCTCGGAGAGGGGCGAACGGCCGCCGAAAACACTCTCGTACTGCTTTGGAGGGTTGTACGGCGCATGCGGGTCGATGTAGTGCACATAAAGGAAATAGGGAGACGTCGCGTCCTTTATTGCGTTCAAGGCGGCGTCGGTAATGGTGTTGGCAGGAGCGTCCACCGAATAGAAGTAGCTGTCGAAATCGCGGTTGAATCCGATATCGGCGGACAGATTTCCATTGGTCTGAACGCCAAAGGTCTTGTATCCCTTTTCCTTCAGTTCCGTTGCTATCGTCCTGAGCGATGCAGGCAGGAGGTCCGTTGTCGTTGTATCTCCGTCTCTTCTTGAGCTGAAGATGACACCGTGCACGTCCACATCAAGCGAGGTGAACACGGAGGCCATCGCAGGGCGGGTCCAGCTACTCGGAGTCACCGCATTTGTAAAGTAGACGGACTCTCGGGCAAATGCAGTCAATTTCGGCATGACGGGAACGTTCTCCCGCGACTTGAGAACCGCATCGGCGCGCAGCGTGTCCACCACGACAAAGAGTACGTTCGGCGGTCCGGCCGTCGACCCTGAATCGCATGAGACTAACCCAAGTATCACCGAGAGAATGGCTAGAAGATACGATACGCGCACAACTCACTCCCAAATTGACATCGAACCACCGGCAAACACCTGTTCACGTTCATGGCACTGAACAGGAAGGTCCTATCGTGTAATTCGCCGTCTCTAAGTTCTGTGAAGCGCAGAGCTTCACTCTATGTCACGGATTGCGTCCTTGTCTCCGGATTCTGAGTAGTCTTGAAGCAGGCTCTACCTGAGGACTGGCCGGATTTTCCCTTAATCGATGGAACAAGCGCAAGACCGCTGCTCTTCTCGCATGCCGCACGCGATTCATCCCGGCCATTTAGCTCCGGACTCCTCACGGCATAGCCTCAACCCTTTGGAGGGGAGCCGATCGAGTCACCCCTGTGAATCATCGGTAAGGCATTGAAGAATCAATAGAATGAACAAGGCCCTGTCTGTTCCTCAGTCCAACGGCCAATATGCCTTCCAGGTCAGAGACTCTCAGGCAACGGTCTCTGCCGGATAGGAGAGGCGAATTTGCGTTTCGCGTAAAGGTGACAATCCAGATCTCGTCCCAAGTGGAATTGGGCCAGAAAATTCGGTGAATGGCTGCCAACGAATAGCTGTCTGCAAAGCCAGGATTCTCGAATACCCCGCGATCGAATTGCGATTCGAAGTGGAGCCGGCCATTGAGATAGCGGAGTTGAAGCGTGACGGCCTCTGGCTTTCGGGCGAAGATGTAGTCCGAGAGTGTGTCTGGGCGTGTCCGAATTATGGAAGCGACCGCGCGGTCATTCAGTCCCAGGGTGTCAAGAAAGGGCAAGTTCGTATAGTAGGGCAATTGCCCCGCGAGTTCCGTGCTCACCATGCTGCCAGGCGCTAAGTTTTTGGTCATCCAGCTGCCAACCACTTGCCCCCACGGCCGCAGACCCACGAAAGCGCGCCTCGCCTGTCGGACCGCAAAGACGGGGTCTTGGGCTGTCTCTATTAGCGACTTCACGATGGTCACATTGTTGAATGGCGACCTGGGCACATACAACGATGCGACTATCACCACGACCGTGCACGCGAGCAGCAGTCTGTTTACAGCAACGCGATGCAGTCGAAACCGCCCGGCTGTCAGAGCGACTCCTTGGTTGATGCCTACGACGGTAAGCACGGCGAGCAGAGGCGCGATGTGGGCCATAAACCGGTTGTAGGGCATCCAGTCGCCGCCCGAATACACGATAAACGCGAGGTATCCTCCGACTAGACCCAACACGAGTATCCGCGCGCGATCAATGCCTTTCGTGATAGGCACGAGTATGATCGGGGCGAAGACCAGCCAACGAAGTGGGGCCCAGCCATGATCCGCCCATCGGATGTTCGCGTATCCGGTGACAGAAGTGAACACATACCGGAGACCGTTGACAACACGTTCACCCAATGGGACGGTCACCTTAGCGTAGAACGTATTGGGGAGTGGCATGCCGAAATAGGCATACCGCCATGCGAAATAAATCGCGAAGGGCACACAGAACACCAGAAGCCACTTTACGGTCTGACGAAGGGGGGTCCTGTAAAGAACCTTCGATGCGGCACCGTAGATGGCAACCACTCCGGCAAACAGGATTCCCTCAGGTCTGAGCATCGAGGCGCAAAGAAAGAAAAGCGCGGAACAGGGAAACGTGTCTCTCTGCACTTCACCCAGCAAGCACGCGGCCCCCGCGGCAACGGCAAGGGAGAAAAGTGCGCTTTCCAGCCCGTTGTGGGAATTCATGAGAAACGAGAGATTCAAGGCGAGAAGAAGGCTCGGA contains the following coding sequences:
- a CDS encoding sulfatase; protein product: MRVSYLLAILSVILGLVSCDSGSTAGPPNVLFVVVDTLRADAVLKSRENVPVMPKLTAFARESVYFTNAVTPSSWTRPAMASVFTSLDVDVHGVIFSSRRDGDTTTTDLLPASLRTIATELKEKGYKTFGVQTNGNLSADIGFNRDFDSYFYSVDAPANTITDAALNAIKDATSPYFLYVHYIDPHAPYNPPKQYESVFGGRSPLSEGDKKAADDSLEYLKDKVYDVLRIQDVRKFSAISPQGREELKRRYDEDCRFTDDELARLLASIKKSHPNTIIVIMSDHGEEFWEHGSMGHGTTMYAEQVDVPLMFNAPGLSPAVNAETVSTLDVVPTIFKLLGYSPSPNWQGRDLFDPNRKLSEEFAFGRSQGPDSRFGVDCEMVQQGKWKLVHDLKHGITELFDTELDPEEKQNRIGAEPDIAKKLGAALDERNALNSQHPLRQRTNSAPVDNELMQDLKAIGYN